The genome window GTGCTTTTGGGTTACAGGTAGAAACCAGACAGACAAGATATTTgcctgcttttttatttttttttttttttagtagaatAGCTGAATCTTTATtgggcttgtttgttttttggtttttttttttgtatttgccCATGTATTGGGTATATTTTTATATGGTATGTGGTGGTTTGTAAAGGTTTCCTGAAATTTTTACctgcttggtttttttcttataattttttattgtaGTTTCTATTAATAAAGTTTCTCTTtagttttttctctttgtgattTATTAGAGTTGGAGGTTTTGtcttagaggtttttttcatAGAGGTTTATTCTTTAGAGTTTCTACTaataaattttctctttgtaCCACTTAAAATTGAGCTtgttttgccttctttctaatcctatctcacagcagaaaaatttcaaattagtGACCCAAAACCTATTGCAATGGTATCAGAAGTTTGAATTTCATGGGTTAGTAAATTATTGAAATGTAGTTGATTGCTAATGGGTAGTTTATATGTCTATTAAAGTTTTTTCATTGTAGgtatgtttatatttttctttgtaggtgtgtttgtattttttctttatgggCTCTCACAGGatagattttttgtttttgcaggagGAGACTGTTTTCTCACACAAATAAATTGTTATGTAAACTGGTTCTTAgtcttgtgtttgttttttttttttttgtgggaacaCCACAGGCTATCTTAGTTAGAATAGCAAGGCCTAAACTTTTCTTTAATACGGTTTTATCTTTATGGGTGAGCGAGAAATCATGAGAAGGATGTTCCAGgttctgtgtgtgttctgtCCTCcccagggagaaaaaaagcaaaggcagaagaaataaTCCAGACTGTTGGTACTCTGTCCAGAGAGTAAAACTTTTTTCTTACCTAAAACTGTGTGTTGTAACAGCTTAGCTGGGACTCAGTTTTTTCATGcaggaaaaatgaattttttatttacataaCTAATTTTATACTGGTTTTACAGACTTTGTGTTGAGCTCTTATTGGCTGATAGTTTCCTTGCCCCTTGACTCATTGGTTTAAAAGTGTTTTGTGTGCACAGGCTAAAAGAATTCTTttactttgaatttttttactgatttttactGATCTTTTGCATCTActgatttttacatttttacagatttttatgGGACAGATCTTTTGTTTATGCAGGTGCACACTTATTTTCTGACTAGAATAGTTTGTTGTGTTAACTGGCTTTTCATCTCTTAAGTTTTTTTTGCATGGGAACTTATACAAGCTGTTGCTCAGGgtttaaactgtattttataaatatatacttacattttatatatataaaatatcttcCTGTTATTATACCTCTATATTCATTGCAAATTGTGTAGCTGCTCTTTAGGCCTCATTGGAAAACCTCATCTTCTCCTGGTTCATTACCTGGGATTCTTTCATTAATAAGAATCTGTGTGCTTTTTCTGGAAGTGATtgagtttttttcctgcaggagctgccaccCACACTGTGCTACTCGAAGATCCTGACCATGGGGCACGAGATCCCAAACAGAAGGACCATTTTGAGGTTCAAATACCTTGTGAAAAAGTTTTTGTCAGCCAACAAAGACAACGGTGAGCATGGATCTCCCtgactctgctgctgctggtatgggccagcaggaatttcttttccttctcttgacTTCCAAGAGGATTTCAAGGCAATAAATTGGGTTTTTCCTTTGATAATCCTGTCCAGGTTGGGCtgcttggaacagcctgggatagtggcaggtgtccctaCCATGGCAGGGGtagcactggatgggctttaatgttctttccatcccaaaccGTTGCAGGATTCTGTGATGATTTGAGCCTTAACTGAGTTTGAGCTGCTAGAATTAGTGAGTTGATGAGCTGAGTGCTAATTAGACATAGCCATAGTGATGTGTGTGGTTATTTCTGTTCATTGTGTTGGTGTCACTGATGGAGGGCTGATGCAGATGGGCTCATTTTGGGGAGATTGGagaaatttgggaggaaaagcagctgaataTCCCCCGTGTGTATTCCAGATAAACTCATCGGGGTGCACTGCACACATGGCTTGAACAGGACTGGCTACCTGGTCTGTAGGTGAGTTCTTGGTGAGGTGGGGTTCAGTGGTGCCATTTCCAGGAGGAAACAAGAGTGGAGAGATTTGTGTGATCTCAGACTTGCAAGGATTTACACCTTTTGTCAGGGGGtgtttttcaccccaaaatccagcagTAAATGCTGATCCTCCATTGGCCACGTAAATAAAGGGTATAAAACTCTGcagtccctttttttttcctgtttgaatCATCACCAGCCCCTCAGTGTTTTCATCATTAATTGTGTAATTAGAGATTTCTTGCTGTTCTGTGCAGGTACCTGATTGATGTTGAAGGCATGGAGCCAAATGCTGCCATAGAATGTGAGTATCCTGCTGGCCTGGGGAATGTTCAGGGAGCTTTGGGATGGCTCCAGGGAGGGAACTGTGCTTGGGGGAAGGGGTTAAAACCCTTCTGGAGGGTTTCAGTTGTTCAGCAGCCCCGAGGGGTGACTTGTTGTGGTGGTTTGTAAAGATTTCCTGAAATCTTTACCAAAAAAACCATCAAAttccaaattaaaagaaaaaatcataaactaaaatttcttttttaacgGATAAAAAACTCCTCTTGTTTCCCTgtaacacataaaaatattgtaaatataACTGTTGTAACTAAATATAGGTAAAcattaatgtttaaaataagtGTTAAAATTACTAATTATTTTCTATGTTTTCAGTATAAAAATGTGTAGAGAAAAAGTAGTTTAAAGTAATATtctaaggttttttttctgttctagtTTCTAGTAATAAAGTTTCTCTTTGTATCATTTAAAGTTAAATCTGTATTGCCTTCCTTCTAATCTTatctcacaacaaaaaaaaattcaaattaatgaATCAAAGCCAGTACATTTATTAGTGTTTCTACCCAGTTataaactaaaaccaaaacacttGTGTTTGGGTAACTCTGTCTCCCCCCAGTGTTCAACAACTGTCGAGGGCATCCCATAGAGAGAACCAACTACATCCAGGATCTGCAGAAGAGAGCCCTGAAAAAGTGAGTCTGGGTGTTCCAGGagtgagcagagctgctggggaaggtcATGAACCTCAGGGTGGCTCCAGGAGGGGAGGTGGGAGCTGAGAGAACACACAGGGAGAGCCAGGGCAAGGGAGAAATGGTTTAAAACccacagagggcagggttaggtgggataCTGGGGAGGAATCCCtccttgtgagggtggtgatgggctgggatggaattcccagaaaatctgtggcttctccatccctggaagtgtccaaggtcaggttggagcAGCGTGGAATAGgggaaggtatccctgcccatggtagggatgggactggatgggatttaaggttctttccaacccaaaggaTGCTgggattggaactggatggAAAAAATTCCAGCCCCCTTTATTGGGTATGCAGGGCTTGGGTATGAAAGAGCTGATGTGATCACTAAGTGAGTGAAAAACTCCCTTTTTCCTGCGCAAACATCTGAAACTGCCTTTAAAATTCCCTTCAAAAGCAGCTGTGAAGTGAAGAATTTGGGCTCAGatctcttcaggaaaaaaggCAGTGCCCCAGCCAAGCCCCAAAAGCAGATAGTGAAGCACCACCCCAGCCAGCcccccctggcagtgcccaggtaGGTGTTTGtcccttccctggctgtgcctTGAGCTGAGCAGCTTCaaggagctgctccctcccttTGGAAACAATTCCAGCTAGATTTTTacaagctgcagctcagccggggctttgccagctctgggagggcaaaaaaaaaagcccccaaacctCTCTGAAAGTTGTTCAGGGCCAAAATGCTAACAAATGAAGCTCTTGTGCAAAGCTGTGCCTAGGAATGCCATTCTGTGCCTGTAGGGATGAGATGACATTCTGGCAGGGTGGGAGCTGTGACCCAGTGGGGCTGGAATgttctccagctgggaatgttcagggAATGGAGTGCCAAGTGATGCAGGTCTTCCCTGAGAGTGAGGTGGGGACTCTGCCACTGTTCTGGGCTTCTCTTGGAGCAGGACATGCAGGGAGGAGCTTCCCCTAGCTGGGATATGACCTCTGGCAGCCCCTGGCTGTGGGGGAGCACCCAAAGCATCTCCAGGACAGGTTTGGGAGCCAGTGCCAGCTTTGGCACAGCCGTggctcctttccctcctctctctgatgcctggaaaggctgaactggaacagagactagacagagcaaaaggaataaaataggtatttattgaaaggatacaccttgggcagtgcaagagcctggctggggctacGCCCAAGTCAAATCCAAGGTGGGTCCTGGTTATGAGTTTTTACACTTCTATAAATTTTGTTTCATCTATGCATTGGGgtcaattatccaaccacagccctAGGCTATGAAGTCTCAGGCCCCTAACTTGCCCCCTTCCCTCAccattgtttctgctttttgggcactgggtgtccttgattctcttatCTAGAAAgtaattgttttgtctgactcCCCTGTGAAGATAACTTACTAGcacctaatatgaagtttcagagttgcAGACCAAGCAgtagaaattctgaaaattataaaagctaaaacccaggGCATCACCTTGGGGGCACAGAAAACACTTCCTGCTGAAAACCTCCTGTCAGAGATCAGCAGTGAACCTCTCTGGGCATTCTCATCTTTcaggctgcaggaaaaggctctGGGTGTACCCAGAGGGGCCCAGGGCATTCCCAAGCAGCCCTTTTTTTGGGTGCTGACTCCCAAGTTTCCTtgcaggagccctggcagtgACAAGAAGAAGCAGTGGCTTGGACCCACCatgcaggaacagccccaggagctgggatacAGGCACAGAGCCTtggggcaggggcagctggAACAGAAGCAGTTGAAGaagctggagcagaggcagcagaagcatgtggagcagaggcagctggagcagaatcATCCAGAGCAGAGACAGCAGAAGaagctggagcagaggcagcagaagcatgtggagcagaggcagcagaagcatgtggaacagaggcagctggagcagaatcatccagagcagagacagaagaagaagctggagcagaggaagcagaagaagcagaataatctggagcagaggcagcagaagtGGAATCACctggagcagaagcagcaaaatgacctggagcagaggcagcagaagaAGTGGAATCAGCTGGAGCAGAATCAGCTGGAGCAGAATTACCTGGAGCAGAGGCAACCCTGGAGTTTGGCCCCCAGGAACTGTTGGCTTTCACCACCCTCCAAGAAGAAGCACAAGGAGCTGATccccccccagagcccccagccctgcctacCCCAGGGGCCTGCACCTGCCAGGAAACGCAGGCACAGGAAACACAAACTGAGGCAGCAGGAAATGTCctgacagcactgggaatgtgttccatgaggaaaaaaaaccctcctgcggctggagggagcagctgtggctgaaCCAGGAGTTACCAGGCTGGGTGTGGGGCAGCTGAACAGGGctgatttttaatgttttctcctgctctctgcagcactgatgcttttacaaagaattttttaatcCGATGCTGATCCATGCAGGATgcagggaataaaaataaagagagacTCAGTCAGAGCTGGAATAATCCTAAATAAATAACCTCAGGCATCCCTAGAACCTTCAACAAAACGGGTTTTTGTTGATTTCCTCAATGCATAACAAGAAACAGGACTGGAACTGTAaacataagatttttttt of Cinclus cinclus chromosome 29, bCinCin1.1, whole genome shotgun sequence contains these proteins:
- the DUSP11 gene encoding RNA/RNP complex-1-interacting phosphatase isoform X1: MRWRSAVAIMAGRGACRVPERWTDYIPLGRRMPGTRFIAFKVPLKESFDRNLLPEERFSPRDLIRKVEERKEELGLIIDLTYTTRYYGREELPPTLCYSKILTMGHEIPNRRTILRFKYLVKKFLSANKDNDKLIGVHCTHGLNRTGYLVCRYLIDVEGMEPNAAIELFNNCRGHPIERTNYIQDLQKRALKNSCEVKNLGSDLFRKKGSAPAKPQKQIVKHHPSQPPLAVPRSPGSDKKKQWLGPTMQEQPQELGYRHRALGQGQLEQKQLKKLEQRQQKHVEQRQLEQNHPEQRQQKKLEQRQQKHVEQRQQKHVEQRQLEQNHPEQRQKKKLEQRKQKKQNNLEQRQQKWNHLEQKQQNDLEQRQQKKWNQLEQNQLEQNYLEQRQPWSLAPRNCWLSPPSKKKHKELIPPQSPQPCLPQGPAPARKRRHRKHKLRQQEMS
- the DUSP11 gene encoding RNA/RNP complex-1-interacting phosphatase isoform X2, with the translated sequence MRWRSAVAIMAGRGACRVPERWTDYIPLGRRMPGTRFIAFKVPLKESFDRNLLPEERFSPRDLIRKVEERKEELGLIIDLTYTTRYYGREELPPTLCYSKILTMGHEIPNRRTILRFKYLVKKFLSANKDNDKLIGVHCTHGLNRTGYLVCRYLIDVEGMEPNAAIELFNNCRGHPIERTNYIQDLQKRALKNCEVKNLGSDLFRKKGSAPAKPQKQIVKHHPSQPPLAVPRSPGSDKKKQWLGPTMQEQPQELGYRHRALGQGQLEQKQLKKLEQRQQKHVEQRQLEQNHPEQRQQKKLEQRQQKHVEQRQQKHVEQRQLEQNHPEQRQKKKLEQRKQKKQNNLEQRQQKWNHLEQKQQNDLEQRQQKKWNQLEQNQLEQNYLEQRQPWSLAPRNCWLSPPSKKKHKELIPPQSPQPCLPQGPAPARKRRHRKHKLRQQEMS
- the DUSP11 gene encoding RNA/RNP complex-1-interacting phosphatase isoform X3 — encoded protein: MRWRSAVAIMAGRGACRVPERWTDYIPLGRRMPGTRFIAFKVPLKESFDRNLLPEERFSPRDLIRKVEERKEELGLIIDLTYTTRYYGREELPPTLCYSKILTMGHEIPNRRTILRFKYLVKKFLSANKDNDKLIGVHCTHGLNRTGYLVCRYLIDVEGMEPNAAIELFNNCRGHPIERTNYIQDLQKRALKKSPGSDKKKQWLGPTMQEQPQELGYRHRALGQGQLEQKQLKKLEQRQQKHVEQRQLEQNHPEQRQQKKLEQRQQKHVEQRQQKHVEQRQLEQNHPEQRQKKKLEQRKQKKQNNLEQRQQKWNHLEQKQQNDLEQRQQKKWNQLEQNQLEQNYLEQRQPWSLAPRNCWLSPPSKKKHKELIPPQSPQPCLPQGPAPARKRRHRKHKLRQQEMS